A window of the Gossypium hirsutum isolate 1008001.06 chromosome A05, Gossypium_hirsutum_v2.1, whole genome shotgun sequence genome harbors these coding sequences:
- the LOC107962215 gene encoding uncharacterized protein — MGLRALPLSPSQYSIPKQHLYTQRLKSKSYPTLFRVSAKQQETNDEKEEGKKKSKQSLFSSVTEALDFSQVRSVQDAELLDEAREATKSGGRMSREQYGALRRKIGGTYKDFFKSYVEVNGEYVEEGWVDKTCKVCKKDTRGEARQVDNFGRYVHVACLEKSNSGNFFTKLFSR, encoded by the exons ATGGGATTAAGGGCTCTTCCATTGTCACCTTCGCAATACAGTATCCCTAAGCAACATTTGTACACCCAAAGGTTAAAAAGTAAGAGTTACCCAACATTGTTTAGAGTTTCAGCTAAACAACAAGAGACAAATGATGAGAAAGAAGAGGGAAAAAAGAAGAGCAAACAGTCATTGTTTAGCAGTGTGACTGAGGCTCTGGATTTCTCTCAAGTTAGGTCTGTACAGGATGCCGAACTTTTGGATGAGGCTAGAGAAGCCACCAAGTCTGGTGGCAGAATGTCAAGGGAACAG TATGGGGCTCTGAGAAGGAAAATTGGGGGGACATACAAGGATTTCTTCAAATCCTATGTTGAGG TGAATGGAGAATATGTGGAAGAAGGATGGGTGGACAAAACATGCAAGGTGTGCAAGAAAGATACAAGAGGTGAAGCAAGGCAAGTTGACAATTTTGGTAGATATGTTCATGTTGCATGCTTGGAAAAGTCCAATTCTGGGAATTTCTTCACTAAACTCTTCTCTAGATGA